One genomic window of Pseudomonas sp. LFM046 includes the following:
- a CDS encoding NUDIX domain-containing protein, translated as MDSALKVRATVICRRDDEVLLVRKMQKKWNLPGGRVEPDEAPPQAAQRELLEEIGLEADQLDFVTQLELFETLHHIFHAQLPTSRTPQPLNEIAECRWFRLDALDDQDCHKAVRHLFKAVQVP; from the coding sequence ATGGACAGTGCACTCAAGGTTCGAGCGACGGTGATCTGCCGTCGAGATGATGAAGTTCTGCTCGTCCGCAAGATGCAGAAGAAATGGAACCTTCCAGGGGGACGGGTCGAGCCTGACGAGGCGCCGCCGCAGGCGGCTCAACGCGAGCTGCTGGAGGAAATCGGACTGGAAGCGGACCAGCTCGATTTCGTCACCCAGCTTGAGCTGTTCGAAACCCTCCATCACATCTTCCATGCCCAGCTTCCCACGTCCCGGACTCCGCAGCCGCTCAACGAAATTGCTGAATGTCGCTGGTTCCGTCTGGACGCCCTGGACGACCAGGACTGCCACAAGGCCGTAAGGCACCTGTTCAAGGCTGTGCAGGTGCCTTGA
- a CDS encoding DNA binding protein, producing MPALTETDRHFISAVHALMREYNVSRSQLLAMLDRNTRRAVPGPTPQPLKTYLNPHTQQSIQVRACRNLTYRAWVAEYGDATVATWQIEPGRIRKKKSERSTR from the coding sequence ATGCCTGCCCTCACGGAAACTGACCGCCATTTCATTTCCGCCGTCCATGCCCTGATGCGTGAGTACAACGTCAGTCGGTCTCAGCTGCTTGCGATGCTGGATCGAAACACCCGGCGGGCGGTGCCGGGTCCGACGCCTCAACCGCTTAAGACGTACCTCAATCCGCACACTCAACAATCCATCCAGGTTCGCGCGTGCCGGAACCTGACCTATCGGGCCTGGGTGGCCGAATATGGCGATGCGACCGTTGCAACCTGGCAGATCGAGCCGGGGCGGATTCGCAAGAAAAAGAGTGAACGCTCCACCAGGTGA
- a CDS encoding MFS transporter → MATIATTSTGSTPNRGITKEERKVIFASSLGTVFEWYDFYLYGSLAAIIAKHFFAGVNETTSFIFALLAFAAGFAVRPFGAIVFGRLGDMIGRKYTFLITIVIMGMSTAVVGVLPSYAAIGVAAPIILITLRLLQGLALGGEYGGAATYVAEHAPQGKRGFFTSWIQTTATLGLFLSLLVILACRVSLGTEAFEAWGWRIPFLLSILLLVISVYIRLQLNESPVFKKIKAEGKASKAPLTESFARWENLKVVIMSLLGGTAGQAVVWYTGQFYALFFLLQTLKIDPQTANLLIAGSLLLGTPFFIFFGSLSDKIGRKKIVIAGCILAALTYFPIFKGLTEFGNPAVFAAQAQYPVTVVADPGQCSFQFDPVGKAKFTSSCDLAKSLLAKKAIPYENETAEPGAVAQIRIGDKLIPSFEGTGLPAAEFKTQNEAFTATLGTALKEAGYPEKADPAQTNYLMVLLLLTILVIYVTMVYGPIAAWLVELFPARIRYTSMSLPYHIGNGWFGGFLPTVAFAMVAATGDIYYGLWYPIVIAVMTAILGTFFLPETKDREIHHA, encoded by the coding sequence ATGGCAACGATTGCTACAACATCCACGGGAAGCACGCCCAACCGCGGGATAACCAAGGAGGAGCGCAAGGTCATCTTCGCTTCGTCCCTGGGTACCGTGTTCGAGTGGTACGACTTCTACCTCTACGGCTCCCTCGCCGCGATCATCGCCAAGCACTTCTTCGCCGGCGTCAACGAGACCACTTCCTTCATCTTCGCCCTCCTCGCCTTCGCCGCCGGCTTCGCGGTCCGCCCCTTCGGCGCCATCGTGTTCGGCCGGCTGGGTGACATGATCGGGCGCAAGTACACCTTCCTCATCACCATCGTGATCATGGGGATGTCCACCGCCGTAGTGGGCGTTCTGCCCAGCTACGCCGCCATCGGCGTGGCGGCGCCGATCATCCTGATCACCCTGCGCCTGCTGCAGGGCCTGGCCCTGGGCGGCGAGTACGGCGGCGCGGCGACCTACGTGGCGGAACATGCGCCACAGGGCAAGCGCGGCTTCTTCACCTCGTGGATCCAGACCACCGCGACCCTCGGCCTGTTCCTGTCGTTGCTGGTGATCCTCGCCTGCCGCGTCTCCCTCGGCACCGAAGCCTTCGAGGCCTGGGGCTGGCGGATTCCGTTCCTGCTGTCGATCCTGCTGCTGGTCATCTCCGTGTACATCCGCCTGCAGCTCAACGAGTCGCCGGTGTTCAAGAAGATCAAGGCCGAAGGCAAGGCTTCCAAGGCGCCGTTGACCGAATCCTTCGCCCGCTGGGAAAACCTCAAGGTGGTGATCATGTCCCTGCTCGGCGGCACCGCCGGCCAGGCCGTGGTCTGGTACACGGGGCAGTTCTATGCGCTGTTCTTCCTGCTGCAGACCCTCAAGATCGACCCGCAGACCGCCAACCTGCTGATCGCCGGCTCCCTGTTGCTCGGCACGCCGTTCTTCATCTTCTTCGGCAGCCTCTCCGACAAGATCGGCCGCAAGAAAATCGTCATTGCCGGCTGCATCCTCGCCGCACTGACCTACTTCCCGATCTTCAAGGGCCTTACCGAATTCGGTAACCCGGCGGTGTTCGCCGCCCAGGCCCAATACCCGGTCACCGTGGTCGCCGATCCTGGCCAGTGCTCGTTCCAGTTCGACCCGGTGGGCAAGGCCAAATTCACCAGTTCCTGCGACCTGGCCAAGAGCCTGCTGGCGAAGAAGGCCATTCCGTACGAGAACGAAACGGCTGAGCCTGGCGCCGTCGCGCAAATCCGCATCGGCGACAAGCTGATCCCGAGCTTCGAAGGCACCGGCCTGCCGGCCGCCGAGTTCAAGACACAGAACGAAGCCTTCACCGCCACCCTCGGCACCGCCCTCAAGGAAGCCGGCTACCCCGAAAAGGCCGACCCGGCCCAGACCAACTACCTGATGGTGCTGCTGCTCCTGACCATCCTGGTGATCTACGTGACCATGGTCTACGGCCCGATCGCCGCCTGGCTGGTGGAACTCTTCCCGGCACGCATCCGCTATACGTCGATGTCACTGCCCTACCACATCGGCAACGGATGGTTTGGCGGCTTCCTGCCAACGGTAGCGTTCGCGATGGTCGCGGCCACCGGGGATATCTACTACGGGCTGTGGTACCCCATCGTCATCGCCGTGATGACGGCCATTCTCGGCACCTTCTTCCTGCCGGAAACCAAGGATCGGGAGATTCACCACGCCTGA
- a CDS encoding FAD:protein FMN transferase, which produces MRASLLVMLLALLYGCGERIEQLSGPTMGSTYSIQYVPTAQTPDAQRVKAEVETILGALDQQFSGWRGDSVVSRFNELPAGGCQAVPDDMRRLLEYGEVLSRESGGAYDLTVLPLMNLWGFGPQSRGEKVPDASALAREQARVGHQHLRLEGDKLCKDVAAQLDFDSVVAGYAVDRVGDRLSALGIQSYLVEITGELKAIGRKPDGSPWRIALEVPTGGSEPQVERAIALDGYGVSTSGDYRNYFEEGGQRYSHTFDPRVGRPVKHALAAVTVVDPSALHADGLSTVLMVLGPDEGYAFAQQHDVAAYFIMRQGQGFVARATPRFESLFPETKQ; this is translated from the coding sequence ATGCGCGCAAGCCTGCTGGTGATGCTGTTGGCGTTGCTCTATGGCTGCGGCGAACGGATCGAGCAGCTTTCCGGGCCGACCATGGGGAGCACGTATTCGATCCAGTACGTACCCACCGCGCAAACGCCCGACGCGCAGCGCGTAAAGGCCGAAGTCGAGACGATACTCGGGGCGCTCGACCAGCAGTTCTCCGGTTGGCGCGGCGACTCCGTGGTTTCCCGCTTCAACGAGCTACCGGCCGGCGGCTGTCAGGCCGTGCCGGACGATATGCGTCGCTTGCTGGAGTACGGTGAGGTGCTGTCCCGAGAGAGTGGCGGGGCTTACGACCTGACGGTGCTGCCCTTGATGAACCTCTGGGGCTTCGGTCCGCAGTCGCGGGGGGAGAAGGTACCGGACGCGAGTGCGCTGGCTCGGGAGCAGGCGCGGGTAGGGCACCAGCACTTGCGCCTGGAGGGCGACAAGCTGTGCAAGGATGTGGCGGCGCAACTGGATTTCGACAGCGTGGTCGCCGGCTATGCGGTGGATCGGGTCGGCGACAGGCTTTCGGCCCTGGGTATCCAGTCCTATCTGGTCGAGATCACCGGCGAACTCAAGGCAATTGGCCGCAAGCCGGATGGTTCGCCCTGGCGCATCGCCTTGGAAGTGCCGACCGGCGGCAGCGAGCCGCAAGTGGAGCGCGCCATTGCACTGGATGGCTACGGCGTTTCCACCTCCGGCGATTACCGCAACTATTTCGAGGAAGGTGGCCAGCGCTATTCGCACACCTTCGACCCACGTGTCGGCAGGCCGGTGAAGCACGCGCTGGCGGCCGTGACGGTGGTCGACCCTTCGGCGCTGCATGCCGACGGCTTGTCTACGGTGTTGATGGTGCTCGGCCCGGACGAGGGCTATGCCTTCGCCCAGCAACATGACGTCGCCGCCTATTTCATCATGCGCCAGGGGCAGGGTTTCGTGGCCCGGGCGACGCCGCGATTCGAGTCGTTGTTTCCCGAGACGAAGCAGTAG